A window of Aminivibrio pyruvatiphilus genomic DNA:
GGGTGCCGACCTCGTGGACATCGTCTCCTCGGAACTGATACAAGCATCGGAATGCCCCCGCGACCCTTTCCCTCTCCGTGACCGCGACATCGTCGGCGTGACGGAATCCCTCCTGGCACGAGCCCAGGGAAACTACGCCACCCTGGAAGACATTGCCGAAGACGTCCGCCGCAAGGTGCCGGAGGGCGACGTGGCCCTCCTGTTCCCGATTCTCAGCCGGAACCGGTTCGGGCAGATCCTGAAAGGCATTGTCAGGGGCGTTCGGGGGAAGGTCCACATTCTTCTTTCCTACCCCGCCGACGAGGTGGGGAATCTGGTCATGGACCCCCGGGAGTTCTTCCTCAGAAGCGGCAGGCTGAAAGACGGTCTTTTCGGCGAACAGGAATATGAGGAGATTTTTGGCCGCTACCTCCACCCCTTTACCGGGGTGGATTACGTGAGGTACTACAGGGAGATGGATCCCGGCAGGGTGGAAATCCACTTTGCGAATACACCGCTGGCCGCCCTGAAATTCTCGAACACCGTCATCGCCGCCAGCATCCATGCCCGGCATCTCCACAGGGAGATACTGGAGCAGGCGGGGGCCCTGGTAGTGTCCCTCGACCAGCTCTGCTCGGAGCCCCACAGGGACGGCATGGGGTACAATCCCGAGTTTGGGCTGCTGGGGTCGAATTTCACGAGCGACGGGACGGTGAAGCTTTTCCCCAGGGACAGCCGCAGGTTCGCCCTGGACCTTCAGAAGGAATTTCAGGCGCGGACAGGAAAACATATGGAGGTCCTCGTCTACGGCGACGGCGCCTTCAAGGATCCCGTCTGCGGCATCTGGGAACTGGCCGATCCCGTGGTCTCACCCGGCTACACCGACGGTCTCGACGGAATGCCGAAGGAGATCAAGCTCAAGTATATCGCTGACAATTCGGGGGACAAGTCCCCGGAGGAGGCGGTTCGGGACGCCATTCGGGCCAAGGGCACCATGGACCGGTTCAGCCATTCCACCCTCGGGACGACTCCCCGGAGGCTTACGGACCTCGTCGGATCCCTCTGCGACCTCACGTCCGGGTCCGGGGACAAGGGGACTCCGGTGATCCATATTTCCGGCTACTTCGATTCCTACCTGGACGACTGATTCTGACCATGCCGGAAGGATCCGTGCCTTCCGGCAATTTTTTCCCCGGGGGGTGATCCCATGTTCAGGCCATGTTTCGCAAACCCTTCAGAAATACAGCGTTTCCTTGACTCCATCCCCTATAACGCGGTGGAGGAGTGCAAGCCCCCGGCAAGGGTCTATTCAGAGAAATCAGCCCACTGCTTCGAAGGGGCCCTGTTTGCAGCGGCCTGCCTCCGGGAGCTTGGATACCCGCCGCTGCTGGTGGACCTCCGTGCCTGGAACGACGATGATCATGTGATCGCCGTCTTCCGGGAGAGGGGGTGCTGGGGAGCTGTGGCGAAGTCCAACTTCACCACCCTCCGCTTCCGGGAACCAGTGTACCGGAGCCTCCGTGAACTGGCCATGTCCTATTTTGATTTCTATTTCAACACCCTGGGGCAGAAAACTCTCAGGGCTTATTCCCGCCCCCTGAAGCTGGAGCGGTACGACGGGCGGGGATGGGCGGACGGAGAAGAGGATCTCGAGTACATAGCCGACGGTTTCAATCTGCTGCCATATTATCCTCTGCTCAGCGAGGAGCAGGCCGCCGCTCTTTCGCCTGTGCCGGACCATCTTCTTCAGGCCGGCCTTGCCGGGTCCAACCCCGCGGGGCTCTATGTTCCGAAGGAATGACGGATGCGGAAACCGGTCTCCTGTAGTATCATTGTTCGTGTCATGCGTAGATTTTGTTTCCAATGTTGTTTTATTTTTTCTCCACAGTGAGGTTCGGCGGCCGGCTTTCCCGTCTGCCCGGACCTGAGTGCGTTATCCTGTCCCGATAGGTACCAT
This region includes:
- a CDS encoding coenzyme F420-0:L-glutamate ligase, with product MRYIGAASRGIRLPVISRGADLVDIVSSELIQASECPRDPFPLRDRDIVGVTESLLARAQGNYATLEDIAEDVRRKVPEGDVALLFPILSRNRFGQILKGIVRGVRGKVHILLSYPADEVGNLVMDPREFFLRSGRLKDGLFGEQEYEEIFGRYLHPFTGVDYVRYYREMDPGRVEIHFANTPLAALKFSNTVIAASIHARHLHREILEQAGALVVSLDQLCSEPHRDGMGYNPEFGLLGSNFTSDGTVKLFPRDSRRFALDLQKEFQARTGKHMEVLVYGDGAFKDPVCGIWELADPVVSPGYTDGLDGMPKEIKLKYIADNSGDKSPEEAVRDAIRAKGTMDRFSHSTLGTTPRRLTDLVGSLCDLTSGSGDKGTPVIHISGYFDSYLDD